The following coding sequences lie in one Rutidosis leptorrhynchoides isolate AG116_Rl617_1_P2 chromosome 6, CSIRO_AGI_Rlap_v1, whole genome shotgun sequence genomic window:
- the LOC139853613 gene encoding uncharacterized protein, whose amino-acid sequence MLQILQLMHPLGFDQQNHCAAQPTVSAHSAARYSTQFNWAWAANPKWRVASNLISLTTLVNDISCTEKEYDEWIWKYCNRNIYSSKSLVNLLTEFEIGHSTSLTPTRASQNKLPVRTELDARGIDLHSTRCLVCDNDIETLRHLLLNCNTAKDIWERIRKWWNLDHLNLNNITDIAKAHHPSFSTHTGSQIWQAIVWITCYYIWKNRNDLTFGKSKACRPKIISDLQEQSFIWLRNRGNKLNLEWLSWMSNPPIFDVNPVDRDGIG is encoded by the exons ATGTTGCAGATTCTGCAACTCATGCACCCCCTTGGTTTCGATCAGCAGAACCATTGTGCTGCCCAACCTACTGTCTCGGCCCACTCTGCTGCAAGATACTCAACCCAATTCAACTGGGCCTGGGCTGCTAATCCAAAATGGCGTGTTGCCTCTAATCTTATCTCGCTTACTACCCTTGTGAATGACATATCATGCACCGAAAAAGAGTACGATGAGTGGATTTGGAAGTACTGTAATAGAAACATTTATTCTTCCAAGTCCCTGGTCAACCTATTAACTGAGTTCGAAATTGGTCATTCTACATCACTAACTCCTACG AGAGCTTCCCAAAATAAACTTCCTGTAAGAACGGAGCTCGATGCTCGAGGCATTGATCTTCACTCCACTAGATGCCTCGTGTGCGATAATGATATCGAAACTTTACGTCACCTCCTTTTGAATTGCAACACCGCAAAGGACATTTGGGAAAGGATCCGCAAATGGTGGAATCTTGACCATTTAAACTTAAATAACATCACTGATATTGCTAAAGCTCATCACCCTTCATTCTCCACACACACCGGTTCACAAATCTGGCAAGCTATCGTTTGGATCACTTGTTATTACATTTGGAAAAACCGGAATGACCTCACCTTTGGTAAATCAAAAGCGTGCCGCCCAAAAATTATCTCCGACCTACAAGAACAAAGCTTCATATGGTTAAGAAACCGTGGAAATAAACTAAACCTCGAGTGGCTATCTTGGATGAGTAACCCACCGATCTTTGATGTAAACCCCGTGGATAGAGATGGAATCGGTTGA